The following proteins are co-located in the Deinococcus metallilatus genome:
- a CDS encoding acyl-CoA thioesterase has product MTELHGAMPGPSRRSPVPPLPSQNETRITHVVFPGTTNHHGTLFGGEALAYMDSAAFIAATRHCRRKVVTRHLDAMEFRRPIPQGTLVELVARVVATGRTSMTVRVELFIEDMYSDERELGCTGTFVLVALGGDGQPTEVPPLQESEADGG; this is encoded by the coding sequence ATGACTGAACTGCACGGCGCCATGCCTGGCCCTTCCCGGCGTTCCCCTGTTCCACCCCTCCCCAGTCAGAACGAAACCCGGATCACGCACGTCGTGTTCCCCGGCACCACCAACCACCACGGCACGCTCTTCGGCGGGGAGGCGCTGGCGTACATGGACAGCGCCGCCTTTATCGCGGCCACGCGGCACTGCCGCCGCAAGGTGGTCACCCGGCACCTGGACGCCATGGAGTTCCGCCGCCCCATTCCCCAGGGCACCCTGGTGGAACTCGTCGCCCGCGTCGTGGCGACCGGGCGCACCAGCATGACCGTGCGGGTGGAGCTGTTTATCGAGGACATGTACAGCGATGAGCGCGAACTGGGCTGCACCGGCACGTTCGTCCTGGTGGCTCTGGGGGGCGACGGACAACCCACGGAGGTCCCACCCCTGCAGGAGAGTGAAGCGGATGGCGGCTGA
- the nrdE gene encoding class 1b ribonucleoside-diphosphate reductase subunit alpha, with amino-acid sequence MEPWIELNNKVLSGTQVDTRHDLDALQVYFQEKVNPNTVFFHDLKEKIRYLTEHGIWDPAVFERYTHEEVQAVFERAYSYKFRFRAFMGAYKFYSEYATMTPDRSRWLERYEDRMAITALSRSESPGDALELVHHLVNQTFTPATPTLMNSGKANTGRLVSCFLLQDCTDNLNSITKTLSFVAELSKGGGGIGVDASNLRARGESLRGIQNVTKGVMGVAKMLDNMLRYADQAGQRPGAGAVYLSVMHADFLDLLNAKKIATDEDARLKTLSVGATIPDIFMEKVRSGEDICQFYPHSLWQETGLAFTDIDWTRDYQALADNPRIRKKRVSARRVLEDIAITQGESGYPYLLFEGNANRANPIPNVGSIKMSNLCSEILQPTLPSTFHAYGQEHKDQIGLDVSCNLASLVIEQTMKSRDIGRVVRSAVRLLDNVARSTSVHEVPAVKKANEEMRSIGLGAMGLHSFLAANELMYGSPEALEFVDVFFAAVHYHARKASMEIARDTGFVFRGFGGSRYQSGEHFAQYLERDFLPQTPEVAALFESHQLPTREDWQRLVQDIRQHGLAHSFVMAVAPTGSISYVSHASASLMPVTEKVETRTSNKARTIYPMPHLNETTEWYYEEAYDMDMRRVLDTVAAAQRHVDQGISCTLFVPGNVTTRTLQSYYLYAYRLGIKTLYYTRLRKSNVQDCLSCVV; translated from the coding sequence ATGGAACCCTGGATCGAACTGAACAACAAGGTGCTGTCCGGCACCCAGGTGGACACCCGGCACGACCTGGACGCCTTGCAGGTGTACTTTCAGGAGAAGGTCAACCCGAACACAGTCTTTTTCCATGACCTGAAGGAGAAGATCCGTTACCTGACCGAGCACGGCATCTGGGACCCCGCCGTCTTTGAGCGGTACACCCACGAAGAGGTGCAGGCCGTCTTCGAGCGCGCCTACAGCTATAAGTTCCGCTTCCGGGCCTTCATGGGCGCCTACAAGTTCTACAGCGAGTACGCCACCATGACGCCCGACCGCAGCAGGTGGCTGGAACGCTACGAGGACCGCATGGCGATCACCGCACTGAGCCGCTCGGAGAGTCCCGGAGACGCGCTGGAACTCGTCCACCACCTCGTGAACCAGACCTTCACTCCGGCCACGCCCACCCTGATGAACAGCGGCAAGGCGAACACGGGCCGCCTGGTGAGTTGCTTTCTCTTGCAGGACTGCACTGACAACCTAAATTCCATCACGAAGACGCTGTCCTTCGTGGCGGAACTCAGCAAGGGGGGCGGCGGCATCGGGGTGGACGCCAGCAATTTGCGCGCCCGGGGCGAGAGTCTGCGCGGTATCCAGAACGTCACCAAGGGCGTGATGGGTGTGGCGAAGATGCTGGACAACATGTTGCGCTACGCCGACCAGGCGGGGCAGCGTCCGGGAGCGGGGGCCGTCTACCTCAGCGTGATGCACGCCGACTTCCTCGACCTCCTGAACGCCAAGAAGATCGCCACCGACGAGGACGCCCGGCTCAAGACCCTCAGCGTGGGCGCGACCATCCCCGACATCTTCATGGAGAAAGTGCGCTCGGGCGAGGACATCTGCCAGTTCTACCCGCACTCGCTGTGGCAGGAAACCGGGCTGGCGTTCACGGACATCGACTGGACGCGCGACTATCAGGCCCTGGCCGACAACCCCCGCATCCGCAAGAAGCGCGTGTCGGCCCGGCGGGTGCTGGAGGACATCGCCATCACGCAGGGCGAGAGCGGTTACCCCTACCTGCTGTTCGAGGGCAACGCCAACCGCGCCAACCCCATCCCCAACGTGGGCAGCATCAAGATGAGCAACCTGTGCAGCGAGATTCTGCAACCCACCCTGCCCAGCACCTTCCACGCCTACGGGCAGGAACACAAAGACCAGATTGGCCTGGACGTGTCGTGCAACCTGGCCTCGCTGGTGATCGAACAGACCATGAAGAGCCGCGACATCGGGCGGGTGGTGCGCTCGGCGGTGCGGCTGCTGGACAACGTGGCCCGCTCCACGAGCGTGCATGAGGTCCCCGCCGTGAAGAAAGCCAATGAGGAGATGCGCTCCATCGGCCTCGGCGCGATGGGCCTGCACTCCTTCCTGGCCGCGAATGAACTGATGTACGGCAGCCCCGAGGCGCTGGAGTTCGTGGACGTGTTTTTCGCCGCCGTTCACTACCACGCGCGCAAGGCCAGCATGGAGATCGCCCGCGACACCGGTTTCGTCTTCCGGGGCTTCGGGGGCAGCCGCTACCAGAGTGGTGAACACTTCGCCCAGTACCTGGAGCGCGACTTCCTGCCGCAGACGCCCGAGGTGGCCGCCCTGTTTGAGAGCCACCAGCTTCCCACCCGCGAGGACTGGCAGCGGCTGGTGCAGGACATCCGGCAACACGGCCTGGCGCACTCCTTCGTGATGGCGGTCGCGCCCACCGGGAGCATCAGCTACGTGTCGCACGCCAGCGCCAGCCTCATGCCGGTCACCGAGAAGGTGGAGACGCGCACCAGCAACAAGGCGCGCACCATCTACCCCATGCCGCACCTCAATGAAACCACCGAGTGGTACTACGAGGAAGCCTACGACATGGATATGCGCCGGGTGCTGGACACGGTGGCTGCCGCGCAGCGACATGTGGATCAGGGCATCAGTTGCACCCTGTTCGTGCCGGGCAACGTCACCACCCGCACGCTGCAAAGCTACTACCTGTACGCCTACCGCCTGGGCATCAAGACCCTGTATTACACCCGGCTGCGCAAGTCCAACGTGCAGGACTGCCTGAGCTGCGTGGTGTAG
- a CDS encoding ArsR/SmtB family transcription factor — protein MRTASQDDVCDVPCVHPEAVARVRSALPDASCVEAASTLLKVVADPTRLRMLSALNIEELCVCDLANIAGISESAASHQLRLLRAHRLVTSRKEGRVVYYRLLDGHITSLIGSAIEHANE, from the coding sequence ATGAGAACCGCTTCTCAAGATGACGTGTGCGACGTGCCGTGCGTCCATCCCGAGGCGGTGGCCCGTGTCCGGTCAGCCCTGCCCGACGCCTCCTGTGTGGAGGCCGCCAGCACCCTGCTCAAGGTCGTGGCCGATCCCACCCGGCTGCGGATGCTCAGTGCCCTGAATATCGAGGAACTGTGCGTGTGCGACCTGGCCAACATCGCGGGGATCAGCGAGAGTGCGGCCAGCCACCAGTTGCGCCTGCTGCGCGCCCACCGCCTGGTGACCTCCCGCAAGGAGGGCCGGGTGGTGTACTACCGGCTGCTGGATGGGCACATCACCAGCCTGATCGGGAGCGCCATCGAGCACGCGAACGAATGA
- a CDS encoding ribonucleotide-diphosphate reductase subunit beta, which translates to MSHIPFSATNWSDPEDHFSATFYEKYTSQLWFPDEIPLTNDALVWQALGEDERWTYIHASAGLNALDTLQGEVGMPALRGLVDGHIRKATLQFQGMMEDIHARSYSLMNKTFLTTSQEREVFEWVRTQPHLQFKIGFIQDVFQDPDVSRLGLWKKLVVSCMLETALFYSGFFYPLYLAGQGRMVSAGEIFNLIILDEALHGVYVALLAQEQFEAMNEAEQAYAEAWYRQTLHTLYHNELAYTEMLYARLDLTDEVKRFLRYNFNVLADNLALERVFADEEIHPVVQNGIRARGTTHDFFSAKGSSYAKISVEPLTDGDIADLWAGGFPGEAKRVPHG; encoded by the coding sequence ATGTCGCACATCCCTTTTTCGGCCACCAACTGGTCTGACCCGGAAGATCACTTCTCCGCCACCTTCTACGAGAAGTACACGTCCCAGTTGTGGTTCCCCGACGAGATTCCCCTCACGAACGACGCGCTGGTCTGGCAGGCGCTGGGGGAGGATGAACGCTGGACCTACATTCACGCCTCGGCGGGCCTGAATGCGCTGGACACCTTGCAGGGCGAGGTGGGGATGCCCGCGCTGCGCGGCCTGGTGGACGGCCACATCCGCAAGGCCACCCTGCAATTCCAGGGCATGATGGAGGACATCCACGCCCGCAGCTACAGCCTGATGAACAAGACCTTCCTGACGACCAGCCAGGAGCGCGAGGTCTTCGAGTGGGTACGCACGCAGCCGCACCTGCAATTCAAGATAGGGTTCATTCAGGACGTGTTCCAGGACCCGGACGTGTCCCGGCTGGGCCTCTGGAAGAAGCTGGTGGTGTCGTGCATGCTCGAAACGGCGCTCTTTTACAGCGGATTCTTCTACCCCCTGTACCTCGCCGGGCAGGGCCGCATGGTGTCGGCGGGCGAGATCTTCAACCTCATCATCCTGGATGAGGCGCTGCACGGGGTCTACGTGGCGCTGCTGGCGCAGGAGCAGTTTGAAGCCATGAACGAGGCCGAGCAGGCCTATGCGGAGGCCTGGTACCGCCAGACCCTGCACACCCTGTACCACAACGAGCTGGCCTACACCGAGATGCTGTACGCCCGGCTCGACCTCACTGATGAGGTGAAGCGCTTTCTCCGCTACAACTTCAATGTGCTGGCTGACAACCTCGCCCTGGAGCGCGTCTTTGCCGACGAGGAGATTCACCCGGTGGTGCAAAACGGCATCCGGGCGCGCGGCACCACCCATGACTTCTTCAGCGCCAAGGGCAGCAGCTACGCCAAGATCAGTGTGGAACCCCTGACGGACGGGGATATCGCGGACCTGTGGGCGGGCGGCTTTCCCGGCGAGGCCAAGCGGGTGCCGCATGGCTGA
- a CDS encoding glutaredoxin family protein, translated as MSAITLYTVPHCADCEAIKRLLQHHGATYTEKNVRGDPEALAEMQRRAKVRVAPVTVIGEHAFYGPFDEQRPRILAALGAGAS; from the coding sequence ATGTCGGCCATCACCCTCTACACCGTCCCCCACTGTGCGGACTGCGAGGCGATCAAGCGGCTGCTCCAGCACCACGGGGCGACCTACACCGAAAAGAACGTGCGGGGCGACCCGGAGGCGCTGGCGGAGATGCAGCGGCGGGCGAAGGTCCGGGTCGCTCCCGTCACGGTCATCGGTGAACACGCTTTCTACGGCCCCTTTGACGAGCAGCGCCCCCGGATTCTGGCGGCCCTCGGCGCAGGGGCTTCTTGA
- the lipB gene encoding lipoyl(octanoyl) transferase LipB, with amino-acid sequence MKDAPFDVLDLGTLPYREAWDVQHEHHARVAAGGRPTLLLVEHPPVLTLGRKAKEGNNIIVTREYLASQGIEVLEVERGGDVTYHGPGQLVAYAIFPVGRRVQDFLRLLEGATIAALRELGLPDARPNPGYAGVYVDPRVINGREYEQKIASFGVAVQRNVALHGLALNVTTNLQHFELIVPCGLSGTQMTSVEREDELRGLNRKASLAEAREALVRAFHTTFENYDWTLPAPTLPEPATTGSHA; translated from the coding sequence GTGAAGGACGCACCATTCGACGTGCTGGACTTGGGCACCCTGCCCTACCGCGAGGCATGGGACGTGCAGCACGAGCATCACGCGCGCGTGGCGGCGGGCGGGCGGCCCACGCTGCTGCTGGTCGAGCATCCGCCCGTGCTGACGCTGGGCCGCAAGGCGAAGGAAGGCAACAACATCATCGTCACACGCGAGTACCTCGCCTCGCAGGGCATCGAGGTGCTGGAGGTCGAGCGCGGCGGTGACGTGACGTACCACGGCCCCGGCCAACTGGTCGCCTACGCGATCTTCCCGGTAGGCAGGCGGGTGCAGGACTTCCTGCGGCTGCTGGAAGGGGCCACCATCGCGGCGCTGCGAGAACTCGGCCTGCCCGACGCCCGCCCCAACCCCGGCTACGCGGGCGTGTACGTGGACCCGCGCGTGATCAACGGCCGCGAGTACGAACAGAAGATCGCGTCCTTCGGCGTGGCGGTCCAGCGGAACGTGGCCCTGCATGGCCTCGCGCTGAACGTCACCACCAACCTCCAGCACTTCGAGCTGATCGTGCCGTGCGGCCTGAGTGGGACGCAGATGACCAGCGTCGAACGCGAAGATGAGCTGCGCGGCCTGAATCGGAAGGCCAGCCTGGCAGAGGCGCGGGAGGCCCTCGTCCGCGCGTTCCACACCACCTTCGAGAACTACGACTGGACCCTTCCAGCACCGACACTGCCAGAACCGGCCACCACAGGGAGTCACGCATGA
- the lipA gene encoding lipoyl synthase, translating to MTQQNQEPRFIKNGIYRKDSVPVRDKKPEWLKVTIPTGQVYGEVRKIVKEHRLHTVCEEAMCPNIGECWSRGTATFMLMGHICTRACRFCAVDTGNPMGKLDLDEPAHVAESVRLMGLKYVVLTSVDRDDLPDGGAYHFAKTVTAIKRENPGTRVEALTPDFGGNPHCVDLVLESGVDVYAQNLETVRRLTHPVRDIRASYERTLGVLKHAKQSRPDVITKTSIMLGLGETREELREAMADCRAHGVDVLTFGQYLRPTMHHLPVERYVSPAEFDEIREEGMAMGFLEVVAGPLVRSSYKAEQIVMEKPGDLPEHLAHLEGGEQLSLI from the coding sequence ATGACGCAGCAGAATCAGGAACCGCGCTTCATCAAGAACGGCATCTACCGCAAGGACAGCGTGCCCGTGCGCGACAAGAAACCCGAATGGCTCAAGGTCACCATCCCGACCGGTCAGGTGTACGGCGAGGTCCGCAAGATCGTCAAGGAACACCGCCTGCACACCGTCTGTGAGGAGGCGATGTGCCCCAACATCGGGGAATGCTGGTCACGCGGCACGGCGACCTTCATGCTGATGGGCCACATCTGCACCCGCGCCTGCCGCTTCTGCGCGGTGGACACCGGCAACCCGATGGGCAAGCTTGATCTGGACGAACCCGCCCACGTGGCCGAGTCCGTCCGGCTGATGGGCCTGAAGTACGTGGTGCTGACCTCAGTGGACCGCGACGACCTGCCCGACGGCGGCGCGTACCACTTCGCCAAGACGGTGACGGCCATCAAGCGCGAGAATCCCGGCACGCGGGTGGAAGCCCTCACACCCGACTTCGGCGGCAACCCGCACTGCGTGGACCTGGTGCTGGAGAGCGGGGTGGACGTGTACGCGCAGAACCTCGAAACGGTGCGGCGCCTGACCCACCCCGTCCGCGACATCCGCGCGAGCTACGAGCGGACGCTGGGGGTGCTGAAGCACGCCAAGCAGAGCCGCCCCGACGTGATCACCAAGACCAGCATCATGCTGGGCCTGGGCGAGACGCGGGAAGAACTGCGGGAGGCGATGGCCGACTGCCGCGCACACGGCGTGGACGTGCTCACCTTCGGGCAATACCTGCGGCCCACCATGCACCACCTGCCCGTCGAACGCTACGTCTCCCCCGCCGAGTTCGACGAGATCCGGGAAGAAGGCATGGCGATGGGCTTTCTGGAGGTCGTGGCGGGGCCGCTGGTCCGCTCCTCCTACAAGGCCGAGCAGATCGTGATGGAGAAGCCCGGCGACCTGCCCGAGCACCTCGCGCACCTGGAGGGCGGGGAGCAGCTCAGCCTGATCTGA
- the nrdI gene encoding class Ib ribonucleoside-diphosphate reductase assembly flavoprotein NrdI, with translation MQLVFDSLTGNVRRLVGRVARQVGGVAVLDLRRDRPEGDFLLLTYTFHRGAVPDSTRAFLARHSHRLLGVVASGSYHWGEHFARAADLIAEEYHVPVVAKVNKSGTDADVARIARWVQNRQKLASPFPLPPFPEDLWNPGSN, from the coding sequence GTGCAACTGGTCTTCGATTCCCTCACCGGCAATGTGCGCCGCCTGGTGGGCCGGGTGGCCCGGCAGGTCGGCGGAGTGGCCGTGCTGGACCTCCGCCGGGACAGGCCGGAAGGCGACTTCCTGCTGCTGACGTACACCTTCCACCGGGGAGCGGTCCCTGACTCCACCCGCGCCTTTCTCGCCCGGCACAGCCACCGTCTGCTGGGCGTGGTGGCGAGCGGGTCCTACCACTGGGGCGAGCACTTCGCCCGCGCGGCGGACCTGATCGCCGAGGAGTACCACGTGCCCGTCGTGGCGAAGGTGAACAAGAGCGGCACCGACGCTGATGTCGCCCGGATCGCCCGCTGGGTGCAGAACCGCCAGAAGCTCGCCTCTCCCTTCCCGCTGCCCCCCTTCCCGGAGGACCTATGGAACCCTGGATCGAACTGA
- a CDS encoding phosphotransferase-like protein produces MSNGSAGKLILVNGASSAGKSTLCRAVRDKLDVPFLFFSLDFFLFTTDVLPKRRDPDGTFAWAAMRPHVFEGFYRCLPALLSAGNNPVVELIVETREQMDRLLDLLAPFDVFFVGLHCPLPELERRERARGDRRVGDARRDFETVHTFGRYDLEIDATKPLDQNVEAIITAWRARTRRGVFERMAAEQ; encoded by the coding sequence ATGAGCAATGGATCGGCAGGCAAACTCATCCTCGTCAACGGTGCGTCCAGTGCCGGGAAATCCACGCTCTGCCGGGCGGTGCGGGACAAGCTGGACGTGCCCTTCCTGTTCTTCTCATTGGACTTCTTCCTTTTTACAACGGATGTTCTCCCCAAACGCCGTGACCCTGACGGTACCTTTGCTTGGGCGGCCATGCGTCCGCACGTTTTCGAGGGGTTCTACCGCTGCCTCCCGGCCCTCCTCTCTGCGGGAAATAATCCGGTGGTGGAACTCATCGTGGAAACGCGGGAGCAGATGGACCGGCTGCTGGACCTGCTCGCGCCGTTCGACGTGTTCTTCGTCGGGCTGCACTGCCCCCTGCCAGAACTGGAAAGGCGCGAACGGGCACGAGGCGACCGCCGGGTGGGGGACGCCCGCCGCGACTTCGAAACGGTTCACACCTTCGGCCGCTATGACCTGGAAATTGACGCCACCAAGCCCTTAGATCAGAACGTAGAGGCGATCATTACGGCTTGGAGAGCAAGAACAAGGCGGGGTGTGTTCGAGCGAATGGCAGCAGAGCAGTAA
- a CDS encoding short-chain dehydrogenase, whose translation MRTLVIGGTGMLAGVVRALLDEGDEVTVLARRPERLPDTRARLLALDYRDTETLDRALAQSGPFDRAVVWIHGTAPEAPFVAARHVRGPYWHVLGSAVANPAKQGSRRRERFAALGNDYREIVLGFVREGDGSRWLTHGEISGGVLHALEHDLKRHVIGVVEPWTMRP comes from the coding sequence ATGCGAACGCTCGTCATCGGCGGAACCGGGATGCTCGCGGGCGTGGTGCGCGCCCTGCTCGACGAGGGCGACGAGGTGACAGTGCTGGCGCGGCGCCCGGAGCGACTCCCCGACACCCGCGCCCGCCTGCTGGCCCTCGATTACCGGGACACGGAGACGCTTGACCGCGCCCTGGCGCAGTCAGGACCCTTTGACCGGGCGGTGGTGTGGATTCACGGCACGGCGCCGGAAGCGCCCTTCGTGGCGGCGCGGCATGTGCGGGGGCCTTACTGGCACGTGCTGGGCAGCGCGGTCGCCAATCCCGCCAAGCAGGGCAGTCGCAGGCGGGAGCGGTTCGCCGCGCTCGGCAACGACTACCGCGAGATCGTCCTCGGCTTCGTGCGGGAAGGGGACGGCTCCCGCTGGCTGACGCACGGGGAGATCAGCGGCGGCGTGCTGCACGCGCTGGAGCACGACCTGAAACGGCATGTCATCGGCGTGGTGGAACCCTGGACGATGCGGCCCTGA
- a CDS encoding IS1 family transposase encodes MNDPVCPRCHGVHIVKNGQAHTGKQRYLCRECRYQFTPDATWHRISPEKEAEVDRLLTERLSHRGICRVAGVSRCWFRLHLKKLKKTVLHSIPEEQPQAKKA; translated from the coding sequence ATGAACGACCCGGTCTGCCCCAGGTGCCATGGCGTTCACATCGTCAAAAATGGGCAGGCCCACACGGGGAAACAGCGCTACCTGTGTCGTGAATGCCGGTACCAGTTCACCCCTGACGCCACCTGGCACCGCATTTCGCCTGAAAAAGAGGCTGAAGTAGACCGCCTGCTGACCGAACGCCTCTCCCATCGCGGCATCTGTCGGGTTGCCGGGGTCAGTCGTTGCTGGTTCCGTCTTCACCTCAAAAAGCTTAAAAAGACCGTTTTGCACAGCATTCCTGAAGAACAACCCCAAGCAAAAAAAGCCTGA
- a CDS encoding glutaredoxin family protein, protein MAERPFVLLTQEHCPQCERLERMLAGPLKGQFTEQIDVVHRQQRPAEFEALAQAYGIRATPMLLHRPSGEVLLGPTGLGEVHRFLGR, encoded by the coding sequence ATGGCTGAGCGCCCCTTCGTCTTGCTGACCCAGGAGCACTGCCCCCAGTGTGAGCGCCTGGAGCGAATGCTGGCTGGCCCCCTGAAGGGGCAATTCACGGAACAGATTGACGTCGTGCATCGCCAGCAGCGCCCGGCCGAGTTCGAGGCCCTCGCCCAGGCGTACGGTATCCGGGCTACCCCTATGCTGCTTCATCGGCCCAGCGGTGAGGTGCTGCTGGGCCCCACCGGCCTGGGCGAGGTGCACCGTTTTCTGGGGCGCTAG
- a CDS encoding heavy metal translocating P-type ATPase, translating into MTSSPARPDPAAPGAAHLTYFVDGMDCASCVQKVERMVATLPGTADVKTSFTKQTLSLDLDETQTGRATLERNLKALGYTPSLLQQPKSTVPQAEAVKHDQSGHDHTGHHHHDHAGHVHEAPRPGQPWYASGQGKLVVTSGVLLALAWLFGFIEPRFATYGYIAATLLGVWPLAKKAVASARLGDPFSINMLVSLAAIGAVLIGQAAEGAVVVFFFAVGELLEGVAAGRARAGIQALAALAPKTALLVEGGSTREVPADVLAVGQTVQVNPGARVPADGTILTGTSSLDDSPVTGESVPVTKSAGDSVYAGSINTDGVLTVRVEKAASDNTIARIIHLVEEAEGSKAPTARFIDRFSRYYTPGVVLVSALVALVPPLLFGAAWHTWLYKGIALLLIGCPCALVLSVPASITSAISAGTRRGLLIKGGAALESIGTVRTVAFDKTGTLTAGKPRVTDVVGLDLDRDEVLRLAAAVESGSSHPLAKAITDAAKQAKLTLPAVTDAQALPGKAVTATVLGRTLSVSSPRHAATVATLPGALQEQIGAFEEQGRTAVVLLEGRAPLGVLAIRDEPRPDARTAIAQLHSLGVNTVMLTGDNARTGQAIARDLGLDVQAELLPEDKLRLIADLKAEGGVAMVGDGINDAPALAQSDVGIAMGGGTDVALETADAALLQERVTGVADLVSLSRATMSNIKANIAFALGLKAIFLVTTLLGYTNLWMAILADTGATALVTANALRLLRWKGRETPPARNPLSHATPRRA; encoded by the coding sequence ATGACCTCCTCGCCTGCCCGCCCGGACCCGGCAGCACCCGGCGCTGCCCACCTGACCTACTTCGTGGACGGCATGGACTGCGCGAGCTGCGTGCAGAAGGTGGAGCGGATGGTCGCCACCCTCCCCGGCACCGCCGATGTGAAAACCAGCTTCACCAAGCAGACGTTGAGCCTGGACCTCGACGAGACGCAGACCGGGCGCGCCACCCTGGAACGGAATCTCAAGGCCCTGGGATACACCCCCTCCCTGCTGCAACAGCCGAAGAGCACCGTTCCTCAGGCAGAGGCCGTCAAGCATGACCAGAGCGGTCACGACCACACGGGCCATCATCACCACGACCACGCCGGGCATGTTCACGAGGCACCCAGGCCCGGGCAGCCCTGGTACGCCAGCGGGCAGGGCAAGTTGGTGGTCACCTCCGGGGTCCTGCTGGCCCTCGCCTGGCTCTTCGGCTTCATCGAGCCGCGGTTCGCCACCTACGGGTACATCGCGGCCACCTTACTCGGCGTGTGGCCACTGGCGAAAAAGGCTGTTGCCAGTGCCCGCCTCGGGGACCCGTTCAGCATCAACATGCTGGTCAGCCTCGCGGCCATCGGCGCGGTCCTGATCGGTCAGGCCGCCGAGGGCGCGGTGGTCGTGTTCTTCTTCGCGGTTGGTGAATTGCTGGAAGGGGTGGCCGCCGGACGCGCCCGCGCGGGGATTCAGGCGCTGGCGGCCCTCGCGCCCAAGACCGCCCTGCTGGTCGAGGGGGGCAGCACGCGCGAAGTGCCCGCCGATGTCCTGGCTGTCGGCCAGACCGTGCAGGTCAATCCCGGTGCCCGCGTTCCTGCGGACGGCACCATCCTGACCGGCACCTCCAGCCTCGACGACAGCCCCGTGACCGGGGAAAGCGTGCCGGTGACGAAGAGCGCCGGGGACAGCGTGTACGCGGGCAGCATCAACACCGACGGCGTGCTGACGGTACGTGTCGAAAAGGCCGCGAGCGACAACACCATCGCGCGCATCATCCACCTCGTCGAGGAAGCCGAGGGCAGCAAGGCGCCCACCGCCCGCTTCATCGACCGCTTCAGCCGGTATTACACACCGGGCGTGGTGCTGGTGTCCGCGCTGGTAGCCCTGGTGCCGCCGCTGCTGTTCGGGGCAGCCTGGCACACCTGGCTGTACAAGGGCATCGCCCTGCTGCTGATCGGCTGCCCCTGCGCGCTGGTGCTCTCGGTGCCCGCCTCCATCACCAGCGCCATCAGCGCCGGGACGCGGCGCGGCCTGCTGATCAAGGGCGGCGCGGCGCTGGAGAGCATCGGCACCGTCAGGACCGTCGCCTTCGACAAGACCGGCACGCTGACCGCTGGCAAACCCCGCGTGACGGACGTGGTGGGGCTGGACCTTGACCGGGACGAGGTGCTGCGTCTGGCTGCCGCCGTGGAATCGGGCAGCAGCCACCCGTTGGCGAAGGCGATCACGGACGCGGCGAAGCAGGCGAAGCTGACTCTTCCTGCCGTGACCGACGCCCAGGCCCTCCCCGGCAAAGCAGTGACGGCGACCGTCCTGGGCCGGACCCTCAGCGTCAGCTCTCCCCGCCATGCCGCGACCGTGGCGACCCTGCCGGGTGCCCTTCAGGAGCAGATCGGGGCCTTCGAGGAACAGGGCCGCACCGCCGTCGTGCTGCTGGAGGGGAGGGCCCCGCTCGGCGTGCTCGCCATCCGCGACGAACCTCGCCCGGACGCCCGCACGGCCATCGCACAGCTCCACAGCCTGGGCGTGAACACCGTCATGCTGACGGGGGACAACGCCCGCACCGGGCAGGCCATCGCCCGCGACCTGGGGCTGGACGTGCAGGCGGAACTGCTGCCGGAAGACAAGTTGCGCCTGATCGCGGACCTGAAAGCGGAGGGTGGAGTGGCGATGGTCGGGGACGGCATCAACGACGCGCCCGCTCTCGCGCAGAGCGACGTGGGCATTGCGATGGGCGGCGGGACGGACGTGGCCCTGGAAACCGCCGACGCCGCCTTGCTTCAGGAGCGCGTTACCGGCGTGGCCGATCTGGTTTCCCTCTCACGCGCCACCATGAGCAACATCAAGGCCAACATTGCCTTCGCGCTGGGCCTCAAGGCGATCTTCCTGGTCACGACGCTGCTGGGCTACACCAACCTCTGGATGGCGATTCTGGCCGACACGGGGGCGACGGCGCTCGTCACCGCCAACGCCCTGCGCCTGCTGCGCTGGAAAGGCCGTGAAACTCCGCCCGCCCGGAACCCCCTGTCCCACGCCACACCGCGCCGCGCCTGA